Part of the Phaeodactylum tricornutum CCAP 1055/1 chromosome 5, whole genome shotgun sequence genome is shown below.
ACTCGCCAAACTGACGGCGCAAGCGAGTGGATTGCCCATAAAGGTCGGACCGTGCATGAAAACACCGGCCTCACCTTGTGCAAACTTTTGCGAGATTTTGGCGGTCGTCAGTGTCGCCGCAAAGGATAAGAATCCTCCCGAAAGGGCCTTGCCGATACACAGGATATCCGGTGAGATGTTGGCGTGTTCGCAGGCGAATAGTTTTCCTGTCCGTCCAAATCCGGTGGCGATCTCGTCCGCAATCAATAATACGTGATGCTCATCACACAAATCACGAATTGCGGTCAAGTAAGCTGGATTATAAAATCTCATACCACCAGCACCCTGTACAATGGGTTCTAGTATAATCGCAGCGATTTCGTCGTGATTGACTTCCAATAGCTCTCGCACACTCTGGACATCACGTTGCAAGATAGActtgtcgtcctcgtccttGTCGAACTTGGATTCGGGCCGAGGCGCAAAAATCTGTGACGGTAGATTTTTAGCGAACAAGTGATGCATGCCGTTGACTGGGTCACAGACAGACATGGCTTCGAAGGTATCTCCGTGGTAGCCGCCGCGAATTGTCAAGAACCGATGTTTGTCTTTCTGACCAACATTGTAACAGTACTGTAAAGCCATTTTCATGGCGACTTCAATCGCCACCGACCCGGAATCACAGTAGAAGACGTGTTCTAGACCAGGAGGAGTAACTTCGACAAGTCGTCGCGCCAGTTGCACGGCTGGTTCGTGGGTTAGTCCGCCAAACATGACGTGTGACACTTGCGAAATTTGGTGGATCGCCGCATCGTTCAAAGCCTCATGGTTGTATCCGTGAATACAGGCCCACCAGGAAGACATGCCGTCGACAAGACTGCGACCATCGGTGAGTTCCAGGTGCACACCGTGAGCCGACTGTACCGGATAGCACGGTACCGCGTTGGGCATGGCGGCGTACGGATGCCAAACATGCTTCTGATCCAATCGGACAATCTCTTCCGTCGACAAGGATGCATACTTGCCACTTTTCATCCCCATTAACATGTCACTGCTAATAAGCGGAGTGTTAAACCAAGAACGAGTTCACAGGGTGACAATAGATGGAGAAAGGTCGTAGGCCTTCGTCGTTTTGTGAGGAAGAGATACCGTATATCGCAATGTGATTGCATCCACGGACAGTTGGACAGACGAAAGGATTTTTCATAAGTCCGAAAGGGTTCGATTTAAATGAAGATTTATGTCGTTCGGACGGAAGAGTATCGATTTTGCAGATTCCGATCAACACAAACTTCAGCAATAAGGATCATTTCAACCGAATAGCAACCATGGCCACACATTCAAGGGTATTATAGTGCAAAGCATACGGAAAGACGAAGCGGTCCTTGCGATCATTGCATATTCTTTGGTCGTTTAAGCATATGGATCGGGTTTCGAGGAGTAGCCGCTCTTCTTTGACCCAACGCATTACACCGGAACAAGACCAAACAGCGTTACGCGCTCCAGCTGCGACTGGCTTCTGTCTTTGGGTTGTTTCCACGTGTGTTAAGATATTACTCTTTCCAGCATACCGTAGTACAGATTTTCTAGTCCATCGGCATTGGAAAGCCTTAACGCGAACGCTTCCACTCGAAGAATGGTATTTCGATGATCGGCATGTGGATACCGTGCATACCCTCGATTATCCACCCGGCTTTGCCCTGTGGGAGAGCGCTTGGGCCAACCTTTACCAAGGCTTTGTAGATTGGCTGCTTCCTTCCATGGGAATGTTTGATGATGGTGATTCGTGCCTGCAGCTACTCGCCGATGAAAGGATACAGCAGGATCCAGACGTGATTTCGTCTACTTGTGTGGCGTACTTACGATCGACAGTGGTTGCTAGCGATCTACTCTTGTGGATAGGCGCCTACGCGGTTGCCAGTGCATGCGGTTCGGCACAAAGCAGACCGTTCTGGACCGTATTTCTACTCATCACTCTGCATCCTGGATTGCTGTGGTTGGATCACGTGCATTTCCAATACAACGGTATGCTCCTGGGATGGTTGTTGCTTTCCGTTGGCTGCCTGATGCACGGCAATCAGTGCAACACCGGAAAGGGTCTGGCGTTTCACGCTTGGCACCTCGCGGCGGCAGTCTCGTTTGCGGTACTACTAGCAATGAAGCATTTGTATCTGACGTTGAGTCTGTGGTACTTTGCGTATCTATTGCGAAGATATTGCTTTGTAAAGGACAAATTTTCATGGTTTCGGTTGACCTCTTTGGGCCTGGTGACGTTCACTACACTGCTCGCGCCTTTCCTACCCTTTTTGTGGACCGCATACACGTCCACATCGATGACCATGACCGCCCAGCTGCATCAAATCATATCCCGTCTCTTTCCGTTTAGCCGTGGGTTGGTACACGATTATTGGGCAGGCAATCTTTGGGCCATTTATGCCACGTCCCAAAAAGTCGGAGCAGCCGTCGGAATTACAATTCCCACCCCGATACCTTTACTCGTTTTTTTGCTCTTGATCTTGGGTTTAATACCAGGTTCCGTGTACGCCTGGAAGGCGGCAAGGTTACGATGCAACTACTTGCTGCTACTCTCTTTAAGCTACTCTACCTGGGCTTCTTTCTTGCTGGCCTACCACGTCCACGAAAAGGCCATTATGACTACTCTTTTGCCGCTGACGTTATGGTGCGTGGGATGCTTTAAGGATCAATCACAATACTTGCTACTATTTTGGACGAATGCATTCGCCATGTTGGGACTCTTTCCCTTACTCTTCCAGCCAACGGAGCTCTTACTGAAGGTATCGTCGTTCGTTGCGTACTTGGCCTTTCTCAAGTACTTGGCAACGGATAATTGTAACACGCGGCAACAGTCAATTTCTAGATGGGCTTTTTGGTGTGTGTCACTTTGTCTCGGGACCATGATTCTACAGTTGGAAATCATTCCCGTCAGGCTCTACGGAAAATTTGAGTTTTTGCCTTTGGCCCTAACCAGTTTAACCACTGCTTTTGGGCTTATCATGGGCTTTGCCTTTCTTACCCATCACATGCTATCCAGCGATTGAGGATTTGCTGAATGACGTGACTCCATTGCTAATCACTAAAGACCACACACTTGGTGTTGTACACGAGAACACATTGATCCAAATGCGCCTGCAGCGCCCTGACAAGAACGTTGCGTTCCAAGCCTCGTCCTTTGCGGACAAAGTCATGCGGACCATCTCGATGGGACACAGCTACTACATCTTGTGCAATAATGGGACCTTGATCCAAATCCAGAGTGGCGTAATGCGCCGTGGCGCCGATCAATTTGACACCCCGGTCGTGTGCTTGATGGTAAGCACGACCACCCAGAAAAGCCGGCAAAAAGGAGTGATGAATGTTAATGATTTGGGAATCGGCGTAGCGTGATAAAAAATGTTTTGATAAAACTTGCATATATCGTGCAAGTACAATCACGTCAATATCGTGCGCTTCAATCAAGGCCAATTGAGCTTGCTCTTGTTCCAGTTTGGTTTCGGGAGTGACGGGGAAAACGTAGTAGGGTATCTGAAAGGTGTCGGCAACGTGCCGCAGATTTTCGTGATTAGAAATTATCAGTGGTATTTCGCAATCCAATTCCTTCGCCTGCTGTCGTAACAGTAACTCCCAGAGGCAATGGTCGTGCTTTGAAACCAAAACTGCCACTTTCGGACTCTTGTCTCGCCAGTCGATTTTGGTTTTCACTCCAAACTTGCGCTCGAGCTCTTGTACTTTCGTCTTAACCTCCGAACGATCCCGTAGGCCTTCCGGATCAAACAGTATCCTTTGGAAGAGCATGCTGTGCGGGGTGGCGGAATAGTCTGTGTAGTGTTCGGACGATACAATGGAGCATCCGTGTCGGTTCAGCAAGTCTGAGCATGCCGCAACGATGCCTTTGCGGTCGGGGCCCAGAACACGGAGCGTTGCTCGATCGCCTAACTGTTTCGCCACGCGCTGTAAGGAAGAAGAATGACGAAACGCCCCCATGGGTAAGAAATACTCACCAGTTTGACAGCAAAGGAACAGGATATCACATTCCAACAAACCTGTGAATATTTCCAGTGATATTGTCAATTCGTttgatttgatagagccataGTGACCCGGATTTGGGGAAGTAAGGTTGACGACAAATGACCTTAGAGgacatctcaggatgagatgctagggtcatcacattagtctagtcttgtgcacatcggatgatgtgctcactttattttattctaaagcactttgcaagctgtactactagtcctcttgtgtgcttgttagacttcgccatggccatgcattagatggtttccgccgtagcggaatcgtcggtcaagcgacatgacaacgatgaatggaatcatagtccAGACATGGTAGTGCCGATGAACGGAgcaccacgtggatattAAAAGACGTTCCGCCGTGAGGAGCCGAAATCACTGTACAGCAAACGACCAAAAATATCTAATAGGAATTCGTAATTTAAAAATACTATCTGTATTTAAAGATTTGAAATTTCTATATCGAATTCGAGCAAGAGCACTGCAATCGCGCTTGCCAATACGGTGAGAGAGGCAATGCCCAAAAAAATACAATAGAGAACGAACTCACAGGTAAAATCAGGGAGATTTCCACTGCCTCGCTCGTGTCGATCACAGTCATTGACTTACTTACTGACATTTCATCAGGCGTGTGAGGTTTAGATACAATCTGGCCGCGAGTCTCTCGGGAAGACGTTTATAGCGAGTGCATCCATTTGTAAGGGGCGAAGTGCAGCGCCATCTGCAAAATGGCGTTAGAATACGAATGGTGGGAGTACTTTTTGATTCCGTGGATTGCGGGGGCAGTTGGTTACCTAACTAACGTCCTTGCGCTGCAAATGACTTTTTATCCGATAGAGTTTTTCGGCATCGAATTATTCCGACTCAAAGATGAACCGTGGGGCTTGTTTGGCTGGCAAGGCATCATTCCTACCAAGGCCGAAAAAATGGCGTCAATCAGTTTCGAACTCATGACAACTCGGCTATTCAATATCAAAGATATCTTTCATCGCCTGGACCCACGACGATTCAGCGAAATCATGGAAGACTCGGTACTGCTAATGATGGATTCTATTATTCAGGAGGTTGCGAACGAATACATGCCGTCGGTGTGGAAATCGTTACCGAAGGAAGTCAAGGATGATGTCGTGCTGACAGCCGATCAAGAATGCGGGGTATTTTTGACCGAGTTTATGCAAGATATGCAGGACCATGTCGACGACGTGGTGGACATCAAGCATATGACGGTTACAGCCTGCGTCGCGAACAAACATTTGATCGTCAAGATCTTTCAAGAATGCGGCGAACAAGAGTTCATATTCATCCGAAAGAGTGGGTTCTACTTTGGTTTCCTATTTGGTTGCATTCAAATGGGCGTTTGGTTTTTCTATTCGGCCGCATGGGTACTACCTGCTGCGGGTTTTTTGGTCGGCTGGGTAACAAACTACCTTGCGCTGAAAGTCATCTTTTCACCACTCGAACCGCGCAAGATTTTTGGGTTCGAAATCCAAGGCATTTTCCTTAAGCGGCAGCACGAAGTTTCTGCCACGTTTGCCCGCGTGGTAATTACCGAAATCCTTCACGTCAAGGCCATCTGGGAAGCGATCTTCACTGGGCCCTTGTCGGCAAACTTTTTTGCCATGCTCCGGGCGCATACACTCGTGTTGACGGACAAGCTCGTTGCGGAAATCAAACCCCTTGCCGTCGCTGCCATGGGCGCCGACCAGTTCGCCCGCATGAAAGAGGACATCGCCCAAAAGGTAATCGACAACTTACCCAACATCATTGATCAAAGTTACGAATATACACAAGAAGCAATGGACATGGAGACAACAATTCGAACGAAAATGCAGGAACTACCTCCAGCCGAATTTGAAGGAGTTCTGCATCCAGCGTTTGAAGAGGATGAAATTCAGTTGATTGCACTAGGTGGTTTGCTCGGAGCTATTGTGGGCGTGATTCAGCTGTTTACACTGTTTTCATAGCATCCGCGGAAAACCTTTGACATGCTAATTCTTTTGTTGGGGGAATTCTTATCTTGTCCATAGATAGTGCACCTTTATTAGTATAATGCTCGTGCACCGGTTTCGTCGTACTGTTCGCCCGGCATTTTGATGACGTTACCGTCATCATCAATGTAAGCGGACTTCTTTTGTAAAATGAATCTTTCAAAGAACTTATTCAGGATACGATCAGTCGTCAAAAACTCGACCGACCCACCGTTGCTCTTTTGGGCCAAAATTTTGGGTACTAAATCTGCTGCCACTTCTTCGGGTTGGGCGGCCAGAACTCCAAAGGGGAACTTGCGTAGTTCGGGAGTTGAGTCGTCCAGCAGTAATTTAGTAAAAACCATACCAGGCGATAGCGAGTGAACCTGAATTGTTCccttggtctttttcttttcgtaaCCCTGTACTCCTTCATCGAGTTCTTTGACGAGTGTGGCAGTCAATTGTGGCAAACCACGTTTGGTGGCACCATAACAGGCGTACCCTGGTGTACCGCCACCTTTGACCCCTGATCCGACTGTATTGAAAATGTGCCCGACCACTTCTTCCTGTTCGCCCATAATTTCCATTGCTATTTTAGTACAAAGTAGCACACCGACTAGGTTCACCCGGACAACCATCTCTACTTGGTCCATCGACACTTCCCGTAAATCCCGTCGTCCACCATTTATGCCCGCATTGTTGATCCAATATCCGATTGTTCCGagcttttccttggcaaatTTTCCCAAGTTTAGGACGTCTTTTTGGGAAGACACATCACATTTAACGTGATGTATTTTTCCTCCTTCGGGGTGTCGTGATTCCAGGGCCTTGGCGGCCGACGAACAATCCCGTACGTCACAAATTACAACATCGTAGCCTCGCTGCATGAATTCCCCAGCGTACGCAAAGCCGACCCCGCCCGCGGCGCCTAAATTACATTGTGTAAGTAAATGAAGACAGATCCATAGAAAGCCCCAGCAGAGTtgcactgactgtgtgaCACGTGCTTGCACGGTAGAATTGAAATTGGAACACACCCCTCGAGTTGCACATACCAGTAATCACGACACCACCATCGGGCATCGCGCTCAAGGCCGAACGACGGCTCTTAACCACCGACGTGGATGATCCATAGTTGAATGGTTGGAGCGGAGTAAAGGCGCCTGCAAACCCTGCGACcaagagaaaaaggcaacCCACtcgcatcatcgtcatcgtgaTCGCCAACAATATGTGGTTCGTTCCAATGAGTTGGAAAGGGTTGCATAGCCTGACCAAAGGAACTTCAAGTTCGGATCTTCAATTGTTTTGCAGGGCAAATCCAGATTCCCTTTTTGATGGCAATGTGACACGTGGAAACTACTCGCTCAAAACAGACTGTGAGTTATACTACTGGTCTTTTTTGCtagttgttgttgtattTGTAGAACTAGCCGACAGGTCCTCTGCCAAAGTGATAGAGCTAGCATCTTTTTCAGAGACAGAATTGTCTTTTGTGCCCCCCGGTGGAGCAGCCTCTTCGTGTAGTGCCTCCGAAGCTGTTTCCGTGTCAGACGCCAACAAATCGGAAAACAGCGAAGCAGCTTCTTTGGCATCATCCACTTCGCGCTGCAGCTCAGCAACAGTCACATTGTTATTCTCTCCCGAGATTTTTGTTGGTTCTACTAGTTTGGTTGTTGAAGACGGCTTCATGTCTTTAACGCTGGTTGTGCCGTACAACCTCAGTGTCTGCATGAGTGAACGGTAGTTTTCGTCACTATCTCCGTTGCCCATTTTTGACGTTCGACAAGTCTTGCTATCAGCCACGTTGTTCTTCGATGGTCCAAACCAAGACCAGGATGGTGCTGGAACTGGAGCGGCTGATATCTCTTTAACAACGCGGATACGAATTTCGTCGCAATGTCGCGCAAACCAATACCGATACGGGACTGTGAGCCCGAAGGCCGTAGCCAGCCAAAACATGTGAGACTGAAA
Proteins encoded:
- a CDS encoding formyltetrahydrofolate deformylase (Formyltetrahydrofolate deformylase most similar to the Cyanobacteria enzyme. Catalyzes 10-formyltetrahydrofolate+H2O =formate+tetrathdrofolate. Also involved in the one carbon pool by folate pathway) — its product is MGAFRHSSSLQRVAKQLGDRATLRVLGPDRKGIVAACSDLLNRHGCSIVSSEHYTDYSATPHSMLFQRILFDPEGLRDRSEVKTKVQELERKFGVKTKIDWRDKSPKVAVLVSKHDHCLWELLLRQQAKELDCEIPLIISNHENLRHVADTFQIPYYVFPVTPETKLEQEQAQLALIEAHDIDVIVLARYMQVLSKHFLSRYADSQIINIHHSFLPAFLGGRAYHQAHDRGVKLIGATAHYATLDLDQGPIIAQDVVAVSHRDGPHDFVRKGRGLERNVLVRALQAHLDQCVLVYNTKCVVFSD
- a CDS encoding dolichyl pyrophosphate Glc1Man9GlcNAc2 alpha-1,3-glucosyltransferase (Involved in the synthesis of N-linked glycans in ER-Golgi network. Transfers the first two of three terminal glucosyl residues to the nascent dolichol phosphate-linked core oligosaccharide, which is composed of 3 glucoses, 9 mannoses, and 2 N-acetylglucosamines.); this translates as MDRVSRSSRSSLTQRITPEQDQTALRAPAATGFCLWVVSTCVKILLFPAYRSTDFLVHRHWKALTRTLPLEEWYFDDRHVDTVHTLDYPPGFALWESAWANLYQGFVDWLLPSMGMFDDGDSCLQLLADERIQQDPDVISSTCVAYLRSTVVASDLLLWIGAYAVASACGSAQSRPFWTVFLLITLHPGLLWLDHVHFQYNGMLLGWLLLSVGCLMHGNQCNTGKGLAFHAWHLAAAVSFAVLLAMKHLYLTLSLWYFAYLLRRYCFVKDKFSWFRLTSLGLVTFTTLLAPFLPFLWTAYTSTSMTMTAQLHQIISRLFPFSRGLVHDYWAGNLWAIYATSQKVGAAVGITIPTPIPLLVFLLLILGLIPGSVYAWKAARLRCNYLLLLSLSYSTWASFLLAYHVHEKAIMTTLLPLTLCQFLDGLFGVCHFVSGP
- a CDS encoding predicted protein produces the protein MALEYEWWEYFLIPWIAGAVGYLTNVLALQMTFYPIEFFGIELFRLKDEPWGLFGWQGIIPTKAEKMASISFELMTTRLFNIKDIFHRLDPRRFSEIMEDSVLLMMDSIIQEVANEYMPSVWKSLPKEVKDDVVLTADQECGVFLTEFMQDMQDHVDDVVDIKHMTVTACVANKHLIVKIFQECGEQEFIFIRKSGFYFGFLFGCIQMGVWFFYSAAWVLPAAGFLVGWVTNYLALKVIFSPLEPRKIFGFEIQGIFLKRQHEVSATFARVVITEILHVKAIWEAIFTGPLSANFFAMLRAHTLVLTDKLVAEIKPLAVAAMGADQFARMKEDIAQKVIDNLPNIIDQRTTSSRI
- a CDS encoding predicted protein; this encodes MLMGMKSGKYASLSTEEIVRLDQKHVWHPYAAMPNAVPCYPVQSAHGVHLELTDGRSLVDGMSSWWACIHGYNHEALNDAAIHQISQVSHVMFGGLTHEPAVQLARRLVEVTPPGLEHVFYCDSGSVAIEVAMKMALQYCYNVGQKDKHRFLTIRGGYHGDTFEAMSVCDPVNGMHHLFAKNLPSQIFAPRPESKFDKDEDDKSILQRDVQSVRELLEVNHDEIAAIILEPIVQGAGGMRFYNPAYLTAIRDLCDEHHVLLIADEIATGFGRTGKLFACEHANISPDILCIGKALSGGFLSFAATLTTAKISQKFAQGEAGVFMHGPTFMGNPLACAVSLASLDLLQSYDWESKVQSIENQLKVELEPCRESPLVQDVRVLGAIGVVEMKEAFEMRKVQAAVVNEGVWLRPFGRLLYTMPPFIIQPSELRKITSSMVSIAKRRFR
- a CDS encoding predicted protein, whose amino-acid sequence is MMRESVLLLHFLLLGATDLWTAEAAIATSDTVISSRRIDTAVAAESALIDKETGRIYWEGGSQTTLSATLGPTLAQFGIQHVKATLLSLLLVFAVVGVLLGWLRHKVETSLLFQSDHRRVYISIVYHLLQWTILRTPRLPPKLVTAIVLLYFLEAFQCSTRTYLANAICSPEEVERYIENLRSQDPKIQWTVRSFHYEPFYTALLRIFQRQRKSTSEIDCDATEGTTCFSKFTGPNTDTDENIRESRRKGPTLDSNHWWVRKLITHNATGTYNYQQVTDLTTAGVWRRAPASPIAPFSKLILSKHVVLLDGKTRGDYLSQQADFATKHGQEDRMAEYATNLAVEGFQSRVLAVRANSNDLTGEGCWWTTRFFQSHMFWLATAFGLTVPYRYWFARHCDEIRIRVVKEISAAPVPAPSWSWFGPSKNNVADSKTCRTSKMGNGDSDENYRSLMQTLRLYGTTSVKDMKPSSTTKLVEPTKISGENNNVTVAELQREVDDAKEAASLFSDLLASDTETASEALHEEAAPPGGTKDNSVSEKDASSITLAEDLSARFAGAFTPLQPFNYGSSTSVVKSRRSALSAMPDGGVVITGAAGGVGFAYAGEFMQRGYDVVICDVRDCSSAAKALESRHPEGGKIHHVKCDVSSQKDVLNLGKFAKEKLGTIGYWINNAGINGGRRDLREVSMDQVEMVVRVNLVGVLLCTKIAMEIMGEQEEVVGHIFNTVGSGVKGGGTPGYACYGATKRGLPQLTATLVKELDEGVQGYEKKKTKGTIQVHSLSPGMVFTKLLLDDSTPELRKFPFGVLAAQPEEVAADLVPKILAQKSNGGSVEFLTTDRILNKFFERFILQKKSAYIDDDGNVIKMPGEQYDETGARALY